Proteins found in one Sorghum bicolor cultivar BTx623 chromosome 1, Sorghum_bicolor_NCBIv3, whole genome shotgun sequence genomic segment:
- the LOC8062268 gene encoding condensin-2 complex subunit H2 isoform X4, whose amino-acid sequence MGLDDVPAESRTTLDNNVNRDDLQRKVVRPPANLLVFEGDCLDSEASELDTYLLATCDFYGDFLLLDPCDAPAVFDFLQGKHSGKENSVAHQGSSAPSKSRANVFTSPNARSAGTGRKLSAGKVLAGLDPTQKNPDQSSTQETTPDDDHWSDPVESSFDDDVGMPHPADIEDPVGDYSDDEDPWKPLNPHEPGNLKIRPYRRVKGSPRVVIGTLKKKTVIFLFPMAKMDGVIIPEHAKSFEAQQSQQEEHYGSQSPPRFEKFLRSFEFGEENPNVFGDLKDDDGSNTGLNFDNDDPDMPNDIDVDPDVPTYPDETIAPTPNGTQDDIDTHASLDDLCRSHLNALLASIAEVEKQSEMDARVSTWKERIEDALEEQDKNPPFDIGSYGEQILDTLSSRTDNTGTASFSEIVSGRPKYEVARTFSALLQLVNGRSVDLDKGQAMNELVCYTAENPFHVKLIGPNRRPEMEARFARKRVKSPLQNAGKGGESSLTQHECPKKPLHRNGKSPVKTATRLTPDGKRRRRSAAHLMQPINLEGSG is encoded by the exons ATGGGGTTAGATGATGTCCCAG CGGAGTCAAGGACAACTCTGGATAACAATGTCAATCGAGATGATTTACAAAGAAAAGTTGTGAGGCCACCAGCAAATCTACTGGTGTTTGAAGGGGACTGTCTGGATAGTGAAGCGAGTGAGCTAGACACATATTTG TTAGCAACATGTGATTTTTATGGAGATTTCCTTCTGCTGGATCCTTGTGATGCACCAGCTGTTTTTGACTTTCTGCAAGGTAAACATTCTGGTAAAGAAAATAGTGTGGCTCATCAAGGCAGTTCAGCACCTTCTAAAAGCCGAGCCAATGTTTTCACTTCCCCAAATGCAAGATCAGCGGGCACAGGTCGTAAATTGTCTGCTGGAAAAGTCTTAGCAGGTCTAGATCCAACCCAGAAGAATCCTGACCAATCTTCAACTCAAGAAACCACTCCAGATGACGACCATTGGTCTGATCCTGTTGAATCTAGctttgatgatgatgttggaatgCCTCACCCAGCTGATATAGAGGATCCTGTTGGAGATTATTCTGATGATGAGGATCCATGGAAACCTTTGAATCCACATGAACCTGGCAACCTAAAGATTCGGCCTTACCGAAGAG TGAAAGGTTCTCCACGGGTGGTTATTGGCACTTTGAAAAAGAAAActgtcatatttttatttcctaTGGCAAAGATGGATGGCGTCATCATACCTGAACATGCTAAATCTTTTGAAGCACAGCAGTCTCAGCAGGAGGAACATTATGGTTCCCAATCACCCCCTCGTTTTGAAAAG TTTTTGAGATCATTTGAATTTGGAGAAGAAAATCCCAATGTGTTTGGCGATTTGAAAGATGACGATGGATCAAATACTGGCCTTAATTTTGATAATGATGATCCAGACATGCCAAATGACATAGATGTTGATCCTGATGTTCCAACATATCCTGACGAG ACTATTGCTCCAACTCCCAATGGTACACAGGATGACATAGATACACATGCAAGCCTCGATGACTTGTGTCGGTCACATCTG AATGCTCTCCTTGCCAGCATCGCTGAGGTTGAAAAGCAGAGTGAGATGGATGCTCGAGTTTCAACATGGAAAGAAAGAATTGAGGATGCCTTGGAAGAGCAG GATAAAAACCCACCTTTTGATATCGGTTCATATGGGGAGCAAATCCTTGACACACTTTCATCAAGAACTGACAATACAGGAACTGCATCTTTTAGTGAGATTGTCAGTGGTAGACCAAAGTATGAGGTTGCCAGAACATTCTCTGCCCTTCTCCAGCTG GTAAACGGCAGAAGTGTTGATCTGGACAAAGGACAAGCCATGAATGAGTTGGTGTGTTACACAGCAGAGAATCCATTCCATGTAAAGCTCATTGGTCCCAACCGGAGGCCAGAAATGGAGGCACGCTTTGCTCGGAAGAGAGTCAAATCCCCACTGCAAAATGCAGGCAAAGGTGGTGAGTCCTCCCTGACACAGCATGAGTGCCCCAAGAAGCCGTTGCATAGAAATGGCAAGAGTCCAGTCAAGACAGCGACCAGGCTGACTCCAGATGGAAAGCGAAGGCGAAGGTCAGCTGCTCACCTAATGCAGCCGATCAATCTGGAAGGCAGCGGATGA